A single genomic interval of Candidatus Sulfotelmatobacter sp. harbors:
- a CDS encoding deoxynucleoside kinase, whose product MANLFELPRYIAVEGPIRVGKSTLARILAERLNAQRVMEPEANPFLESFYEGDRGAAFQTQFAFLVRRFEQLQTLDPGARSQKIVVSDFIFEKDKLFACLNLTDQELDTYNRYYNHFREQLPTPDLVIYLQATPEVLKKRLKKKNSASERAVSDEYLEEVVKAYEHFFFHYTSSDLLIVNTSEIDFVDRNEDLQELLRKVTEPIKGTQYFLPLGGQDALGA is encoded by the coding sequence ATGGCCAACCTTTTCGAACTGCCCCGGTACATTGCTGTGGAAGGGCCCATCCGAGTGGGCAAGAGCACGCTGGCCCGCATTCTGGCCGAGCGCCTGAATGCACAGCGGGTGATGGAACCCGAGGCCAATCCTTTTCTGGAATCCTTTTATGAAGGCGACCGCGGGGCGGCGTTTCAGACGCAGTTCGCATTTCTGGTGCGGCGCTTTGAGCAGTTGCAGACGCTCGATCCGGGCGCGCGCTCGCAGAAAATCGTTGTCTCCGATTTCATCTTCGAAAAAGACAAGCTTTTTGCCTGCCTCAATCTCACCGACCAGGAACTCGACACCTACAACCGTTATTACAATCATTTCCGTGAGCAGTTGCCTACGCCCGATCTGGTGATTTATCTCCAGGCCACGCCAGAAGTTCTGAAGAAGCGGCTCAAAAAGAAAAATTCCGCCAGTGAGCGGGCGGTAAGCGACGAGTATCTGGAAGAGGTAGTGAAGGCCTACGAGCACTTCTTCTTTCACTACACATCGTCGGATCTACTGATCGTGAATACGTCAGAAATCGATTTCGTGGACCGCAACGAAGACCTGCAAGAACTCCTCCGCAAAGTGACGGAGCCGATTAAAGGCACGCAATATTTCCTACCGCTGGGCGGGCAGGACGCGCTGGGGGCTTGA
- a CDS encoding type II toxin-antitoxin system VapC family toxin, with protein MARLRGEETRRYVLDANALVGLFEDRHGIAEKVERLLRAAALQDVPLLMSAVNWGEVFYTEWRTRGEAGAWQAETVLQEMPIAIMGVDRERATRAAALKQKHGLGYADAFAAELAIERGAWLVTADPEFVKVGKALSVYTLPRHEK; from the coding sequence ATGGCTCGCCTCCGTGGCGAGGAAACTCGCCGGTATGTACTGGACGCCAACGCGCTTGTCGGACTGTTTGAAGATCGTCACGGAATCGCCGAAAAAGTTGAACGCCTTCTGCGCGCCGCCGCCCTTCAAGATGTGCCGCTATTGATGTCCGCAGTCAATTGGGGAGAGGTCTTCTATACGGAGTGGAGAACGCGCGGGGAGGCCGGAGCCTGGCAGGCCGAGACAGTTCTTCAGGAAATGCCTATCGCCATCATGGGGGTGGATCGCGAGCGCGCCACTCGTGCGGCCGCTCTGAAACAAAAGCACGGTCTTGGCTATGCCGACGCCTTTGCCGCCGAACTGGCCATCGAGCGTGGCGCATGGCTAGTCACGGCCGATCCGGAATTTGTCAAGGTTGGGAAGGCCCTGTCGGTCTATACGCTACCGAGGCATGAGAAGTGA
- a CDS encoding metal-dependent transcriptional regulator produces MITVSKEDYLKSILEAESEGEAVISARLAGLLKVSPPAVTMALRRLKKDGLVRVEGKGEVRLTAAGRKIARKLTLRHHLIERMLSELFGMEWWKVHDEAERLEHAVSPDFEAKLLGKLGSGGACPHGNLSELEGPGSRRRRGLVLLAEAALDQTYTVSGIYERDRQLLEFLEHRGVRPGAKLRLLERNYDQTLTLATDSGKVSLGPAASERVWISPAGRAKR; encoded by the coding sequence ATGATCACCGTCTCCAAGGAGGACTACCTCAAGTCGATCCTCGAAGCGGAAAGCGAAGGTGAAGCCGTCATCTCTGCGCGGCTGGCCGGCCTGTTAAAGGTCTCGCCGCCCGCGGTGACGATGGCTCTCCGCCGCCTGAAGAAAGACGGCCTGGTCCGCGTCGAAGGTAAAGGCGAAGTTCGTCTCACCGCCGCTGGACGCAAGATCGCCCGCAAGCTCACTCTGCGACATCACCTGATCGAACGCATGCTCTCCGAACTGTTTGGCATGGAGTGGTGGAAGGTTCATGACGAGGCGGAGCGTCTGGAGCACGCCGTTTCGCCCGACTTTGAAGCCAAACTGCTGGGGAAACTGGGCTCGGGCGGCGCGTGTCCGCACGGGAACTTAAGTGAACTGGAAGGCCCGGGCAGCCGGCGCCGTCGGGGGCTGGTGCTGCTCGCCGAGGCCGCACTCGACCAGACCTATACCGTCAGCGGAATCTACGAACGCGATCGGCAGTTACTCGAGTTTCTCGAGCATCGTGGCGTGCGTCCGGGAGCAAAGCTGCGTCTACTGGAACGCAACTACGATCAGACGCTCACGCTGGCCACTGACTCGGGTAAGGTATCGCTTGGTCCGGCCGCGTCGGAGCGAGTGTGGATCTCGCCAGCTGGCCGGGCAAAACGTTAA
- a CDS encoding hydantoinase/oxoprolinase family protein has protein sequence MPSRSQPLRIAIDTGGTFTDCVWIDSSTRSLRLLKVFSTPADPSQAIVEALHKIAPGGDFLLLHGTTVGTNTLLERKGARTALVTTAGFEDAIEIGRQARPKLYDFFFDRVESLVPANLRFGIDERVASDGEILTSPTAEELGSLVERLADAKPGSIAISLLFSFANPKNEQAIAKALKRLSVPLSVSHEILPEFREYERTSTVVINAYLQPVMQRYLHNLADRLRAPGSRLSETDTLPSSQTGSRKPKAGSRIFVMQSSGGITALSAAAREPVRTVLSGPAGGVVGAAATARASGFERIIAFDMGGTSTDVSLVEGEIKTATDAQVAGLPVSVPMLDIHTVGAGGGSLARFDAAGVLRVGPESAGADPGPICYGRGMQPTVTDANLLLGRLQPTRFLGGNFILDIDRARRITQEFLKKQGSKLTLDQFAGGVIRVVNASMEKAIRVVSIERGRDPRHFALVAFGGAGGLHACALAEALRIPHVIVPALPGALSALGILASDVVKNYSRTVLWRVSKEIPRAQLAAQFSALEGMAAIEFRRESWAGKPGYSRSVDLRYRGQGYELNIPLTRNLLPDFEREHQRRYGYAHSKREVEIVTLRLQAVVKTPKLEVTTGCAGTGAFARPSRARLGRPSVLKAKVLFEGKKLETKLYSRDDLKPGRKYSGPAIITEYSATTVIPLSCRFQFDPSANLIINIR, from the coding sequence ATGCCCAGCCGCTCTCAACCCCTGCGCATTGCCATCGACACTGGCGGCACATTCACCGACTGCGTTTGGATTGACTCGTCGACCCGCAGCCTGCGCCTGCTGAAAGTTTTTTCTACGCCGGCCGATCCCTCGCAGGCCATTGTCGAAGCACTCCACAAAATCGCACCTGGCGGAGACTTCCTCCTGCTTCATGGGACCACCGTGGGAACCAACACGCTGCTCGAACGCAAGGGCGCGCGCACTGCTCTCGTCACCACCGCGGGATTCGAAGATGCCATCGAGATCGGACGCCAGGCCCGCCCCAAGCTTTACGATTTCTTCTTCGACCGCGTCGAGTCGCTTGTCCCCGCGAATCTGCGCTTCGGCATCGACGAACGCGTTGCCAGCGACGGCGAAATCCTGACATCTCCCACGGCGGAAGAATTGGGCTCGCTCGTAGAGCGCCTCGCCGACGCGAAGCCAGGGTCGATTGCGATCTCCCTACTCTTCTCATTCGCAAATCCGAAAAATGAACAGGCGATTGCGAAAGCGCTGAAGCGGCTGTCTGTGCCGCTCTCAGTCTCGCACGAAATCCTCCCTGAGTTTCGCGAGTATGAACGCACGTCCACGGTAGTCATCAACGCCTATCTGCAGCCCGTGATGCAGCGCTATCTGCACAACCTCGCGGACCGGCTTCGGGCTCCCGGCTCTCGGCTTTCGGAAACCGATACACTTCCGAGTTCGCAAACCGGAAGCCGGAAGCCAAAAGCCGGAAGCCGCATTTTCGTCATGCAATCCAGCGGAGGCATTACCGCGCTCTCTGCCGCCGCCCGCGAACCGGTGCGCACCGTGCTCTCTGGGCCCGCCGGAGGCGTCGTTGGCGCTGCTGCCACGGCACGCGCCAGCGGCTTCGAACGAATCATTGCCTTTGACATGGGAGGAACTTCCACTGACGTCTCGCTGGTCGAAGGCGAAATCAAAACCGCCACCGACGCCCAGGTCGCGGGCCTGCCAGTGAGTGTGCCCATGCTCGACATTCATACCGTCGGCGCCGGAGGAGGGTCGCTGGCGCGCTTCGACGCTGCCGGTGTTCTTCGCGTAGGCCCGGAATCGGCGGGGGCCGATCCTGGCCCGATCTGCTACGGGCGCGGTATGCAGCCGACTGTTACCGATGCCAATCTTCTTCTCGGCCGGCTGCAACCCACTCGCTTTCTCGGCGGAAATTTCATTCTCGACATCGATCGCGCGCGCCGCATCACGCAGGAATTTTTGAAGAAGCAAGGCTCAAAGCTTACGCTCGATCAATTCGCCGGCGGAGTCATTCGCGTCGTCAACGCCTCGATGGAGAAAGCCATCCGTGTGGTCTCCATCGAGCGGGGCCGCGATCCGCGCCACTTCGCGCTGGTCGCCTTTGGCGGCGCGGGAGGCCTTCACGCTTGCGCCCTCGCCGAAGCGCTTAGAATTCCGCACGTGATCGTGCCGGCGCTTCCCGGAGCGCTCTCGGCCTTAGGCATTCTGGCCAGCGATGTGGTCAAGAATTATTCGCGCACGGTTCTGTGGCGCGTTTCCAAAGAGATTCCCCGGGCGCAACTCGCCGCCCAATTTTCCGCGCTCGAAGGAATGGCCGCCATAGAATTCCGTCGTGAATCATGGGCCGGAAAGCCGGGTTACAGCCGCAGCGTGGATTTGCGCTATCGCGGCCAGGGATACGAACTCAACATCCCGCTCACTAGAAATCTGTTGCCCGACTTCGAACGCGAACACCAGCGACGCTACGGCTACGCGCATTCCAAGCGCGAAGTCGAGATAGTTACCTTGCGCCTGCAAGCCGTGGTGAAAACTCCGAAGCTGGAAGTCACGACGGGTTGCGCGGGGACGGGCGCATTCGCCCGTCCAAGCCGAGCAAGGCTCGGCAGGCCTTCCGTACTCAAAGCCAAGGTCCTGTTCGAAGGCAAGAAATTAGAAACGAAGCTGTACTCGCGTGACGACCTGAAGCCCGGCAGAAAATACTCCGGGCCCGCCATCATCACTGAATACAGCGCCACCACGGTCATCCCGCTCAGTTGCCGTTTCCAGTTCGACCCCTCCGCAAACCTGATTATTAACATCCGATGA
- a CDS encoding polysaccharide deacetylase family protein: MLGPVLVGSASLAAAVAAGYQSMVPTGQWYGRTFTGLPHGTRQLALTYDDGPNDPHTLRLLEVLARHDVRATFFLIGRYVKQRPEIAREIVKAGHVVGNHTFTHPLLIFKSEAEIRRELSDCQAALHDAIGEHSNLFRPPFGGRRPAVLRVARQFGLEPVMWNVTGYDWNSRPPAVIEHKVTKQIHGGDVILLHDGGHKQMGADRSQTVVATECLIARYKSEGYELVTVPQMMQR, encoded by the coding sequence ATGCTCGGCCCAGTCCTCGTCGGATCTGCGTCATTAGCGGCCGCTGTGGCCGCGGGCTACCAGTCGATGGTGCCAACTGGCCAGTGGTACGGGCGCACGTTCACCGGACTGCCCCATGGCACCAGACAACTCGCGCTCACTTACGACGATGGGCCCAACGATCCCCACACGCTGCGCCTGCTGGAAGTGCTGGCTCGGCACGATGTACGCGCGACTTTTTTTCTGATCGGACGCTACGTGAAACAACGGCCTGAGATCGCGCGCGAAATCGTGAAGGCCGGTCATGTCGTGGGCAACCACACGTTCACGCATCCGCTGCTGATTTTCAAAAGCGAGGCTGAGATTCGGCGCGAACTTTCCGATTGCCAGGCAGCGCTCCACGATGCTATCGGAGAGCATTCCAACCTATTTCGTCCCCCGTTTGGCGGACGGCGTCCTGCGGTTTTGCGCGTCGCCCGCCAGTTCGGGCTTGAGCCCGTGATGTGGAATGTGACGGGCTATGACTGGAACTCTCGGCCGCCGGCCGTGATCGAACACAAGGTCACAAAACAAATTCACGGCGGCGACGTGATTCTCTTGCACGACGGCGGTCATAAGCAGATGGGCGCAGACCGCTCACAAACGGTAGTCGCGACGGAATGTTTGATCGCCCGCTACAAATCGGAAGGCTATGAACTCGTAACCGTCCCGCAGATGATGCAGCGCTAG
- a CDS encoding superinfection immunity protein codes for MILSTILSTSIFSTSSLSTFFFFPFFGFGFVMYFLPSIIALAKSKRDLLAIFLLNLFLGWSVIGWFVALIWAAKNDVPMVVR; via the coding sequence ATGATTCTCTCAACGATTCTGTCGACCTCAATTTTCTCGACATCGAGTCTCTCAACATTTTTCTTCTTCCCATTTTTCGGATTCGGATTCGTGATGTATTTTCTGCCTTCGATCATCGCGCTTGCGAAGAGCAAGCGCGACCTGCTCGCGATCTTTCTGCTGAATCTGTTCCTGGGATGGAGCGTGATTGGGTGGTTTGTAGCTCTGATCTGGGCTGCGAAGAACGACGTTCCCATGGTCGTGAGGTAG
- a CDS encoding PhoU domain-containing protein, with the protein MSTAIKPPDPEPAHHYIVRRTVEACNMAKEAAGAAAEGIATGSSALLNSLRQRERELDTLDMEIDSGVTTAITEVGPAEARELLACMKFMIGLERIGDLLLSFANSALSVSGRIDSEDTRDLTHMATILEKMLTDCGAAFSSREIGKAIDVLRADAEMDRLRNLIFLRHIENPENLVRQASLQVIFMTQSLERAGDHAKNLAEEVCHFVSGHTVRHVLIAYDKPVEQMFIDYLRRRDHKG; encoded by the coding sequence ATGAGCACCGCGATAAAGCCTCCCGATCCTGAACCGGCGCATCATTACATCGTGCGCCGGACAGTGGAAGCCTGCAACATGGCGAAGGAGGCGGCCGGGGCCGCGGCCGAAGGCATTGCCACCGGCTCCAGCGCCCTCCTGAATTCTCTGCGCCAGCGCGAGCGCGAACTCGATACGCTCGACATGGAAATCGACAGCGGAGTAACCACCGCGATCACCGAAGTGGGCCCCGCCGAGGCTCGCGAACTGCTCGCCTGCATGAAGTTCATGATCGGGCTGGAGCGAATTGGCGACCTGCTGCTCAGCTTCGCCAATAGCGCGCTGTCGGTCAGCGGGCGGATCGATTCCGAAGACACCCGCGATCTGACCCATATGGCGACGATTCTCGAAAAAATGCTGACCGATTGCGGCGCGGCATTTTCTTCGCGCGAAATCGGTAAGGCCATCGACGTTCTCCGCGCCGACGCCGAAATGGACCGATTACGCAACCTGATCTTCCTGCGTCACATCGAAAATCCCGAAAACCTCGTTCGCCAAGCCAGCCTGCAAGTCATCTTCATGACCCAGTCGCTGGAGCGCGCCGGCGATCACGCCAAGAACCTCGCCGAAGAAGTCTGCCACTTCGTCAGTGGACACACCGTCCGCCACGTCCTCATCGCCTACGACAAACCAGTCGAGCAGATGTTCATCGACTACCTGCGGCGCAGGGATCACAAAGGTTAA
- a CDS encoding ATP-binding protein: protein MKNRIFFKLLAVFLIVIAATAAILDVMLGGAWESSLRTEIERNLTQKTVLFAHRVETDRTHSLAEIAAQEALAAGARATIIDASGKVLADSEANPASMENSTTPKEFAVALTGQTGKNERLSASLGVPFLYVAVPVSGGAVRLAYPLSDVEAVQAQVRRRLFWGSAVALIIALLIASWASVWTSRRLERIVNVAARIEQGDLHARVKDAPYDEIGRVAAAIDRTAGQVERSFAAVRSSQRQLETLLNSMQDAVIAISSDGLVQWANQPMDRLVPQHTRLNAPVVETIRDPDFLAAVQGATNTKQVKTTRATSIVPGRAFDVTAAPLPDGGTVAVLRDLTETERVEKTRRDFIANVSHELRTPLTSIQGYSETLLDLSSENSGPTREFLEIIRKNAARMARLTEDLLTLARVESGETRFDTEPVPPVELLHDAEESFREVARGQEVDLQIVGVPSLSLEMLESGAEKSSGEKGPVESLPAVRADREAIHQVFSNLIDNAMKYGRSGGRILLGARPVRRGIEFYVQDFGAGIASEHLPRLFERFYRVDKARSRESGGTGLGLAIAKHIMLAHGGSIRAESELGHGSTFLFTLPIA, encoded by the coding sequence GTGAAGAATCGGATTTTCTTCAAGCTGCTGGCCGTCTTCCTGATCGTGATCGCCGCCACCGCCGCCATTCTCGACGTTATGCTGGGCGGCGCCTGGGAATCTTCGCTGCGCACCGAGATTGAGCGCAATCTTACCCAGAAGACAGTTCTGTTTGCGCATCGTGTGGAAACCGATCGTACGCATTCCCTGGCCGAAATTGCCGCTCAGGAAGCCCTCGCCGCCGGCGCCCGCGCCACCATCATCGACGCATCCGGGAAAGTGCTCGCTGACTCCGAGGCCAACCCTGCCAGCATGGAGAATTCGACCACTCCCAAAGAGTTTGCCGTGGCCCTCACTGGACAGACCGGCAAGAACGAGCGGCTCAGCGCCAGTCTCGGCGTCCCGTTTCTCTATGTAGCCGTGCCGGTTTCTGGAGGAGCGGTGCGTCTTGCCTATCCCCTTTCCGACGTCGAAGCCGTGCAGGCGCAGGTGCGGCGGCGATTATTTTGGGGCTCAGCGGTAGCTTTGATTATCGCGCTGCTCATCGCATCCTGGGCTTCGGTGTGGACTTCGCGGCGTCTCGAGCGAATTGTGAACGTCGCCGCGCGCATCGAACAGGGCGACCTGCATGCCCGCGTCAAAGACGCTCCCTACGATGAGATTGGCCGGGTCGCCGCGGCCATCGACAGAACTGCCGGCCAGGTCGAGCGCAGCTTTGCCGCGGTGCGCTCCAGCCAGCGCCAGCTCGAAACTCTGCTCAACAGCATGCAGGATGCCGTCATCGCCATTAGCTCTGACGGGTTGGTGCAGTGGGCCAATCAGCCCATGGATCGCCTGGTTCCTCAGCATACGCGGCTGAATGCTCCGGTTGTGGAAACCATTCGCGATCCCGATTTCCTTGCCGCGGTCCAGGGCGCTACCAACACTAAGCAGGTGAAGACCACGCGGGCTACATCGATTGTTCCTGGCCGCGCCTTCGATGTGACCGCGGCGCCCCTGCCCGATGGCGGGACGGTCGCCGTACTCCGCGATCTGACCGAGACCGAACGCGTGGAAAAAACCCGCCGCGACTTTATCGCCAACGTTTCCCACGAACTCCGCACACCGTTGACGTCCATTCAGGGATACTCGGAGACTCTGCTGGACCTCAGCTCCGAGAATTCTGGACCAACGCGTGAGTTTCTGGAGATTATCCGCAAAAACGCAGCCCGCATGGCGCGCCTGACGGAAGATCTTTTGACGCTGGCGCGCGTAGAATCGGGCGAGACTCGCTTCGACACCGAGCCCGTTCCTCCGGTCGAACTTCTGCATGACGCCGAAGAAAGTTTTCGCGAGGTCGCCCGCGGCCAGGAAGTGGATTTGCAGATCGTGGGCGTGCCCAGTCTCAGTCTGGAGATGCTCGAGTCCGGAGCCGAAAAAAGCTCCGGCGAAAAAGGCCCAGTCGAATCGCTGCCCGCAGTGCGAGCCGACCGCGAGGCCATTCATCAGGTATTTTCCAATTTAATCGACAACGCGATGAAATACGGAAGGTCTGGCGGACGGATACTGCTGGGCGCCCGGCCCGTCAGGCGTGGGATCGAATTTTACGTGCAGGATTTCGGCGCCGGCATCGCCTCTGAACATCTTCCCCGTCTGTTCGAGCGTTTCTACCGGGTCGACAAAGCGCGCTCCCGCGAATCCGGGGGCACCGGCCTCGGACTCGCCATCGCCAAGCACATCATGCTGGCGCACGGCGGCTCCATCCGCGCCGAAAGCGAACTCGGCCACGGCAGTACTTTCCTGTTCACCCTGCCAATCGCGTGA
- the panB gene encoding 3-methyl-2-oxobutanoate hydroxymethyltransferase, with translation MSLTPITGGLSSPRPDSSRPGGSGHKVTTASLRDQKLRHQPITCLTAYDYASARLIDEAGIDMVLVGDSLAQTMLGYENTLSVTVDEMLHHVKAVRRGVKNALLVADMPYGSYQIDPKTAVTNAARFVKEGGAEVVKIEGGEKRADLIRQIIDAEIPVAGHIGLMPQSVNVMGGYKVQGKSLSGIEQLMRDAVALDRAGIACLYLEGIPREVAAMITAEVSAPTIGIGAGPECDGQVLVFHDILNLTFGPSAKFVRRYGDAAALITNAVRSFRADVQSHQYPSDEESYHLPKETKAGLDIVLARKRAIGR, from the coding sequence ATGAGTTTGACCCCGATCACCGGCGGTCTTAGTTCGCCTAGACCCGATTCGTCAAGACCCGGCGGCTCCGGCCATAAGGTCACCACCGCTTCTCTGCGGGACCAGAAACTTCGCCATCAACCCATCACCTGCCTTACCGCTTACGACTATGCGTCGGCGCGCCTGATCGATGAGGCCGGTATCGACATGGTGCTGGTCGGCGATTCGCTGGCCCAAACCATGCTCGGCTACGAAAACACGCTCTCAGTCACCGTGGATGAAATGCTGCATCACGTGAAGGCCGTGCGCCGCGGCGTGAAGAACGCGCTGCTGGTCGCCGATATGCCGTATGGGTCTTATCAGATAGACCCTAAAACCGCTGTGACCAATGCGGCCCGCTTCGTGAAAGAAGGCGGCGCCGAGGTCGTGAAAATTGAGGGCGGAGAGAAGCGCGCGGATCTGATTCGCCAGATTATCGACGCCGAGATTCCCGTCGCAGGCCACATCGGCCTGATGCCGCAATCGGTGAACGTGATGGGTGGCTACAAGGTGCAGGGCAAGAGCCTGAGCGGCATTGAGCAGCTCATGCGCGATGCCGTGGCGCTCGACCGCGCCGGCATAGCATGCCTTTATCTCGAGGGGATTCCGCGGGAAGTGGCGGCGATGATCACGGCGGAAGTGAGCGCCCCGACCATCGGCATTGGAGCCGGCCCCGAGTGCGACGGGCAGGTGCTGGTGTTTCACGACATTCTGAATCTGACGTTTGGTCCATCGGCAAAGTTTGTGCGGCGCTATGGTGATGCGGCGGCGCTGATCACGAATGCGGTGCGGTCGTTTCGCGCGGACGTGCAATCGCATCAGTATCCGTCAGACGAAGAGTCATATCATCTGCCGAAGGAGACCAAGGCCGGGCTGGATATAGTCTTGGCCCGCAAGCGCGCGATAGGGCGATGA
- a CDS encoding response regulator transcription factor: protein MKPSLFVVEDDPDISRLVRHHLEHEGFTVRVYPTGANVLSDAERQRPALFVLDIMVPGKDGLEICRTIRQTPGLASVPVIFLTAKSSEADRVLGLELGADDYIAKPFSPRELVARVKAVLRRFERPLPPSPMKIGEIEIDPSAMTLTVHGNLVPTTATEFRLLDYFARHKGRVFSRDHLLDSVWRDTAYVTPRSVDVYVRRIREKIEPDPENPRYLKTVRGAGYRFEAPK, encoded by the coding sequence GTGAAACCTAGCCTTTTTGTCGTTGAAGACGACCCGGACATTTCCCGCCTCGTTCGCCATCACCTGGAACACGAAGGGTTCACGGTGCGCGTTTATCCTACTGGCGCAAATGTTCTCTCCGACGCGGAACGGCAGCGCCCGGCGCTCTTCGTCCTCGACATTATGGTCCCGGGCAAAGACGGTCTGGAAATTTGCCGCACCATTCGTCAGACTCCGGGGCTCGCTTCGGTGCCGGTGATTTTTCTGACCGCGAAAAGCAGCGAGGCCGATCGCGTGCTGGGGCTCGAACTGGGCGCCGACGACTACATCGCCAAGCCCTTCAGCCCGCGCGAACTGGTGGCTCGCGTCAAGGCTGTGCTGCGCCGCTTCGAGCGTCCGCTTCCACCGAGCCCCATGAAGATTGGGGAGATCGAAATCGATCCTTCGGCCATGACTCTGACCGTGCACGGCAATCTGGTGCCCACCACCGCGACCGAGTTCCGCCTGCTCGATTATTTCGCGCGCCACAAGGGCCGCGTCTTCAGCCGCGATCATCTTCTCGACTCGGTGTGGCGCGATACGGCCTACGTTACGCCTCGCTCGGTGGATGTCTACGTCCGCCGCATCCGCGAGAAAATCGAGCCCGACCCGGAAAATCCGCGCTATCTGAAGACTGTGCGAGGAGCCGGCTATCGCTTCGAGGCTCCGAAGTGA
- the hemL gene encoding glutamate-1-semialdehyde 2,1-aminomutase, which translates to MPPTTSRKTEQSRRLQQRAESMIPGGVNSPVRAFRSVGGDPPFIVRGKGSHIWDADENEFIDYIGSWGPLILGHAEPNVLDAIVGAACNGTSFGASTPAEADLAELVLGAFPSMQKVRFVSSGTEATMSAIRLARAYTKRKYIVKFEGCYHGHADALLVKAGSGVATLGIPGSAGVPEEFTQFTLALPFNNLSVVEHAFQKFKHQIACVIVEPVVGNMGCVPAADDYLVGLRLLTERERSVLIFDEVMTGFRVAFGGAQELYGIRPDLTTMGKIIGGGLPVGAYGGPKEIMDLVAPLGPMYQAGTLSGNPLAMAAGCAMLKQLRDRKSEIYPQLEQMSEALVSGVAAAAKEAGVALCYNRVGSMFTWFFNPGPVTDWDSASKSNTESFGKFFRSMLESGVYLPPSQYEAAFLGAAHSEGDVQRTVAAAKQAFAAVRG; encoded by the coding sequence ATGCCGCCCACTACATCGCGCAAAACCGAGCAGTCCCGCCGTCTACAACAGCGCGCCGAGAGCATGATTCCCGGAGGAGTGAATTCTCCGGTGCGAGCGTTTCGATCGGTCGGCGGAGATCCGCCTTTCATTGTGCGCGGCAAGGGATCGCACATCTGGGACGCCGACGAAAACGAATTCATCGACTACATCGGATCGTGGGGACCGCTGATTCTTGGTCACGCCGAGCCAAATGTGCTCGATGCCATTGTGGGCGCGGCCTGCAACGGCACCAGCTTCGGCGCGTCGACGCCCGCAGAGGCCGATCTGGCGGAACTAGTTCTCGGCGCATTTCCCAGCATGCAAAAAGTTCGTTTTGTCAGCTCCGGGACCGAAGCGACCATGTCGGCGATCCGGCTGGCACGGGCTTACACCAAGCGCAAATACATTGTGAAATTTGAGGGCTGCTATCACGGGCATGCAGACGCGCTGCTAGTGAAGGCAGGCTCGGGCGTGGCTACGCTGGGGATTCCGGGATCGGCAGGCGTGCCCGAGGAGTTCACGCAATTCACGCTGGCGTTGCCCTTCAATAATCTTTCTGTGGTCGAGCATGCATTCCAGAAATTCAAACATCAGATTGCCTGCGTAATTGTGGAGCCGGTCGTCGGCAACATGGGGTGCGTTCCTGCCGCCGACGATTATCTCGTTGGACTGCGGCTGCTGACCGAGCGCGAACGATCGGTGCTGATTTTCGACGAGGTCATGACCGGGTTCCGCGTGGCATTTGGCGGAGCGCAGGAGTTGTACGGCATTCGCCCTGACCTGACCACGATGGGAAAAATTATCGGCGGAGGATTGCCGGTAGGTGCCTACGGCGGGCCGAAGGAGATCATGGATCTGGTTGCGCCGCTGGGTCCGATGTATCAGGCCGGGACGCTGTCTGGCAATCCACTGGCGATGGCTGCGGGATGCGCGATGCTGAAACAGTTGCGCGATCGGAAAAGCGAGATTTATCCGCAGCTGGAACAAATGAGCGAGGCGTTGGTCAGCGGAGTGGCCGCGGCCGCGAAAGAAGCCGGAGTCGCACTTTGTTACAACCGCGTGGGCTCGATGTTCACCTGGTTCTTCAATCCGGGGCCGGTGACCGATTGGGACTCGGCGTCGAAATCGAATACCGAATCGTTTGGTAAATTTTTCCGCAGCATGCTCGAAAGCGGCGTGTATCTGCCGCCTTCGCAGTATGAGGCAGCCTTCTTGGGAGCCGCGCACAGCGAAGGAGATGTGCAGCGAACCGTGGCAGCGGCGAAGCAGGCATTTGCTGCAGTACGCGGCTAG
- a CDS encoding AbrB/MazE/SpoVT family DNA-binding domain-containing protein, whose translation MATYRTVISSKGQVVIPAELREQFGLTKGTPATWREEKGRLVLTPITAERIREIRGFLKPAPGEPSAFEALFEERERERRREK comes from the coding sequence ATGGCAACCTACCGCACCGTCATCAGCTCGAAAGGCCAAGTTGTCATTCCCGCCGAACTGCGCGAGCAGTTTGGCCTCACGAAAGGCACACCCGCCACCTGGCGCGAAGAAAAAGGACGCCTCGTGCTCACTCCCATAACGGCGGAGCGCATAAGAGAAATCCGTGGATTTCTCAAACCCGCTCCTGGCGAGCCTTCGGCTTTCGAGGCGTTGTTCGAGGAGCGCGAGCGTGAGCGCCGGAGAGAAAAATAA